The Flavobacteriales bacterium genome includes a region encoding these proteins:
- a CDS encoding peptidyl-prolyl cis-trans isomerase: MAVNKNEETGVIMKIQKHSGCLLIVIGLAMLAFLLSDAIDKRFNLFGSTSNIVGEIAGDKISTQDIDAEFNNLKELYGGNYDDKTLRDEAWKTLIQKKIIETEHAKLGLVTSGEELKDAYLIHTDPFVKNRMGGSEQFDIAQFKNYLETTLRDNDTARRKFLEIIENPLKDMRQGQRYEELVAASVYSNKIDAKYDFNKEARNVGAQVVGLPYTSISDSAIEFDDSDLKSYISKNAKKYEQEESRDIKFVVFNVAPSAKDSMEAKKRVGEVYQRLAEKKSTKEDSILVMKNHTDRPFTGMYLGHGETGLAANIEDLLFSADTGQVIGPILNENSFGVYKVTGFKNDSVAFMRARHILFPFGENSETEAAQAMADIKSGKKSFEELASRNVDNTKNTKGDLGWFKKDGFSDNIPSDVKNKVFASSVGQYFVVKSNKGVHLVQVTGGPTTKTVQFAAYERSISPSGETHKSTSNRASELQYKASSSKESFEDLAQKMNLSWNKGDKISPKNPAIPGLTEIDDIVRWLFSDDTKVGSVSNVIRNNNKYIVAICSVIREEGTPKVDDIREVVTADYIKHKKAEMIAKQIDEALAKSKDAEAVAKALNVTVTQVPALRFNSNEVMNIGAEPKLVGAALGLKAGAITEPIEGTGGVYVVWGVGDVNVGDPMDYDAKLTKEKINQQVSGGLRDNVVNALMENGNIIDKRYKLGY; encoded by the coding sequence ATGGCAGTTAATAAAAACGAAGAAACAGGAGTAATAATGAAAATCCAAAAGCATTCAGGTTGTTTGCTTATTGTGATTGGATTGGCGATGTTGGCATTTTTACTTTCAGATGCAATTGACAAAAGGTTCAACTTATTTGGCAGCACCAGCAATATTGTTGGCGAAATTGCTGGAGATAAAATATCCACACAAGATATTGATGCCGAATTCAACAACCTGAAAGAACTTTATGGTGGAAATTATGACGACAAAACCCTTCGAGATGAGGCATGGAAAACTCTGATTCAGAAAAAAATAATTGAAACCGAACATGCCAAATTAGGCTTGGTAACTTCTGGCGAAGAGTTGAAAGATGCCTACTTGATTCATACAGATCCATTTGTAAAAAACAGAATGGGTGGAAGTGAGCAGTTTGATATAGCTCAATTTAAAAATTATCTTGAAACAACACTGCGGGACAATGATACTGCAAGACGTAAATTTCTTGAAATCATTGAAAATCCGTTAAAAGATATGCGACAAGGTCAACGCTACGAAGAGTTGGTTGCGGCCAGTGTTTATTCAAATAAAATTGATGCCAAATACGACTTCAACAAAGAAGCAAGAAATGTGGGTGCCCAAGTGGTTGGTTTGCCATACACTTCCATTTCTGATTCAGCCATTGAGTTTGATGATAGTGATTTGAAGTCATATATCTCTAAAAACGCCAAAAAATATGAGCAAGAAGAATCGAGAGATATAAAATTTGTTGTATTTAACGTGGCTCCATCGGCCAAAGATTCGATGGAAGCAAAAAAACGTGTGGGCGAGGTTTACCAAAGACTTGCCGAGAAAAAATCAACCAAAGAAGATAGTATTCTTGTGATGAAAAACCACACTGACCGTCCGTTTACAGGTATGTATTTGGGTCATGGAGAAACGGGACTGGCCGCCAATATAGAAGACCTTTTATTTTCTGCCGACACCGGTCAAGTAATTGGACCCATTTTAAATGAAAACAGTTTTGGCGTGTATAAAGTTACCGGATTTAAAAACGACTCTGTAGCATTTATGCGTGCCCGCCACATTTTGTTTCCGTTCGGCGAAAACAGCGAAACTGAAGCTGCCCAAGCCATGGCCGACATTAAATCTGGCAAAAAATCGTTTGAAGAATTGGCCTCAAGAAACGTGGACAATACAAAAAATACAAAAGGCGATTTAGGTTGGTTCAAAAAAGATGGATTCAGCGACAATATTCCATCTGATGTCAAGAATAAGGTATTCGCCTCATCAGTAGGTCAATATTTCGTTGTAAAATCGAACAAAGGAGTGCATTTGGTGCAAGTAACCGGCGGCCCAACAACAAAAACAGTTCAGTTTGCTGCTTATGAAAGAAGTATTTCTCCAAGTGGCGAAACTCACAAATCAACTTCCAACAGAGCAAGCGAGTTGCAGTATAAAGCCTCTTCGTCAAAAGAAAGTTTTGAAGATTTGGCTCAAAAAATGAATTTGTCATGGAACAAAGGCGACAAGATTTCGCCCAAAAATCCGGCCATTCCAGGTTTGACAGAAATTGATGACATTGTGAGATGGTTGTTTTCTGACGATACAAAAGTGGGCAGCGTTTCGAATGTAATCCGAAATAATAATAAATATATTGTGGCCATTTGTTCCGTTATCAGAGAAGAAGGAACTCCAAAAGTTGATGACATCAGAGAAGTTGTTACGGCAGACTATATAAAACATAAAAAAGCCGAAATGATTGCAAAACAAATTGATGAGGCTTTGGCAAAATCGAAAGATGCAGAAGCTGTAGCAAAAGCGTTGAATGTAACCGTTACTCAAGTTCCTGCATTGAGATTTAATAGCAATGAGGTAATGAACATTGGTGCCGAACCAAAACTTGTTGGTGCTGCTTTAGGATTAAAAGCAGGTGCTATTACCGAGCCTATTGAAGGAACGGGTGGAGTATATGTTGTTTGGGGTGTAGGTGATGTAAATGTGGGCGACCCGATGGATTATGATGCAAAACTTACAAAAGAAAAAATCAATCAACAAGTATCAGGAGGTTTGAGAGATAATGTTGTAAATGCCCTCATGGAAAATGGCAACATTATCGATAAAAGATATAAATTGGGGTATTAA
- a CDS encoding exo-alpha-sialidase, with amino-acid sequence MKKRLFGLVLACFAISGSVHIYAQNAEVVMNKSSRGSYPNEPSICINKKNPARIIAGANINYHFFSTDSGKTFSNYFLKSPYGVYGDPVLHSDIDGNIYFAHLSQTAGKDKNYGWIDRMVVQTAIDGGYLFNDGGFAGLNEPKVQDKPWLSTDDYSDKYKGDVYLTWTEFDYINSKKDKYHSRIRFSKSSDKGQNWSDAITISDSVGDALDDDHTLEGATTAVDKNGTIYCVWAGHNKIYFDKSADGGKTWGKDKIIFNQHSGWVIDIPHTFRSNGMPFLAIDNSNGPNSGRLYLVWGDDYLGDADIFFSYSDDGGKTWVESERLNLDAVGNGKSQYLPNIAVDATSGHIAMVYLDRRNSENNFFNDATLSYSTDGGISFSEHKLNTLLGPSSGQQSFSGDYIDIDFHNGQIAAIWTNNLSGKPVVCSQVLFENDLTTLPAIVQPKQTQISSSLEKKQFIICVGSTGKTHINYKLYSKNIFGKKKLKKTEDLYINHKPELEAHSETLLIFGKKQRIEVEIWREETGENPVLISTIRRN; translated from the coding sequence GTGAAAAAAAGACTATTTGGTTTGGTGTTGGCATGTTTTGCCATTTCAGGCTCGGTGCATATTTATGCTCAGAATGCCGAAGTGGTGATGAACAAATCTTCGAGAGGCTCATATCCAAACGAGCCAAGCATTTGCATCAACAAAAAAAATCCGGCAAGAATAATTGCAGGTGCCAACATCAATTATCATTTTTTCTCAACTGATTCGGGAAAAACATTTTCCAATTATTTCTTAAAAAGTCCCTATGGCGTTTATGGCGACCCAGTATTGCACAGCGACATTGACGGGAACATTTATTTTGCCCACCTATCACAAACAGCGGGTAAAGACAAAAACTACGGATGGATTGACCGTATGGTTGTTCAAACGGCCATAGATGGTGGATATTTGTTTAACGATGGTGGTTTTGCAGGACTAAATGAGCCAAAAGTGCAGGACAAACCGTGGCTTAGCACCGATGATTATTCCGACAAATACAAAGGTGATGTTTACCTTACTTGGACAGAGTTTGACTATATAAACAGCAAAAAAGACAAATACCATAGCCGTATCCGGTTTTCAAAATCCTCAGATAAAGGTCAAAACTGGAGCGATGCCATTACCATCAGCGACTCTGTGGGCGATGCCCTCGATGACGACCATACCCTCGAAGGTGCAACAACTGCGGTGGATAAAAATGGAACTATTTACTGTGTTTGGGCGGGTCACAACAAAATTTATTTCGACAAAAGTGCTGATGGCGGAAAAACGTGGGGTAAAGACAAAATAATTTTCAACCAACACAGTGGCTGGGTTATTGATATCCCACATACCTTTAGAAGCAATGGAATGCCGTTTTTAGCCATCGACAACTCCAACGGACCAAACAGCGGGAGGTTATATTTAGTGTGGGGAGATGACTATTTGGGGGATGCCGACATCTTTTTTTCATATAGTGATGATGGCGGTAAAACATGGGTTGAGTCAGAAAGATTAAATCTTGATGCCGTTGGCAATGGTAAAAGCCAATATTTGCCCAACATAGCTGTTGATGCCACTTCTGGACACATTGCTATGGTATATCTTGACCGCAGGAACAGCGAAAACAATTTTTTTAATGATGCCACTCTAAGCTATAGCACAGATGGTGGAATAAGTTTTTCCGAGCATAAACTAAATACACTTTTGGGGCCAAGCTCAGGCCAACAATCGTTTAGCGGCGACTACATTGATATTGATTTTCATAACGGCCAAATTGCCGCCATTTGGACAAACAATTTGTCAGGCAAGCCAGTGGTTTGCAGCCAGGTTTTGTTTGAGAATGATTTAACAACTCTGCCGGCCATTGTGCAGCCCAAACAAACTCAAATTTCATCCTCTCTCGAAAAAAAACAATTTATTATCTGCGTTGGTTCCACAGGCAAAACACACATAAACTATAAACTTTACAGCAAAAATATTTTTGGCAAAAAGAAACTAAAGAAAACGGAGGATTTATATATAAACCACAAACCCGAGCTTGAAGCACACAGCGAAACCCTCTTAATTTTTGGAAAAAAACAACGAATTGAAGTAGAAATTTGGCGAGAAGAAACGGGTGAAAATCCCGTATTAATAAGCACAATAAGAAGGAATTGA
- the rho gene encoding transcription termination factor Rho, producing MYDIISLNDMLVSELKEIADKLKINSKGLKKQDLVYKILEEQAITTPANPDEDEEKKAKARPKPKRKAPNKNENNKIEAVKVEEKQPAPVVEKIETPSPQNQSQNNTPKQDAGNSKNKRNRKPNKPNNQNEQPKTNEQPKTNEQPKTNESPKPEFKKPEPQPIEADDSDDSEILSAMNNDDSAKAFDNKNQHQQRNPEQQKRDQERQKRKEMRDNLLNYLELEGVVSTQGVLEIIQDGYGFLRSADYNYQPSPDDVYVSPGQVKSYGLKTGDVVQGTIRPPKEGEKYFALIKVELVNGMSPELVRDRVSFEHLTPLFPEEKFNLEYKANNYSTRIIDLVTPIGKGQRGLIVAQPKTGKTNLLKDVANAISANHPEVYMIILLIDERPEEVTDMARSVRAEVVASTFDEPAEKHVKLANIVLSKAKRLTECGHDVVILLDSITRLARAYNTVQPASGKILSGGVDANALHKPKRFFGAARNIENGGSLTIIATALIDTGSKMDEVIFEEFKGTGNMELQLDRKLSNKRIFPAIDIISSSTRREDLLLEKSVNQRMWVLRNYLADMNSEEAMTMMLKQMQGTRDNNEFLISMNS from the coding sequence ATGTACGATATAATTTCACTTAACGACATGCTCGTTTCTGAGCTAAAAGAAATTGCTGACAAACTTAAAATCAACTCAAAAGGACTGAAAAAGCAGGACTTGGTTTATAAAATTTTGGAAGAACAAGCCATTACCACACCCGCCAACCCCGATGAGGACGAAGAAAAAAAGGCTAAAGCCAGACCTAAACCAAAACGAAAAGCTCCTAATAAAAATGAGAATAATAAGATTGAAGCGGTTAAAGTAGAAGAAAAACAACCTGCACCCGTAGTGGAAAAAATAGAAACACCAAGTCCACAAAATCAAAGTCAAAATAACACTCCGAAACAGGATGCCGGAAATTCTAAAAATAAAAGAAATAGAAAGCCGAACAAACCAAACAACCAAAACGAACAACCAAAAACCAATGAACAACCAAAAACCAATGAACAACCAAAAACCAACGAAAGTCCAAAACCTGAATTTAAAAAACCCGAACCTCAACCTATTGAGGCCGATGATAGTGACGATAGTGAGATTTTGTCGGCCATGAATAATGACGATTCGGCGAAAGCCTTTGATAACAAAAACCAACATCAACAACGAAATCCAGAGCAGCAAAAAAGAGATCAGGAAAGGCAAAAACGCAAGGAAATGCGTGACAATTTGCTGAACTACCTTGAACTTGAAGGCGTGGTTAGCACCCAGGGGGTTTTAGAAATTATTCAAGATGGATATGGTTTTTTGAGAAGTGCCGATTATAACTATCAACCTTCTCCAGACGATGTCTATGTTTCTCCTGGGCAAGTAAAATCGTATGGTTTAAAAACTGGCGATGTAGTGCAGGGTACGATTCGCCCACCAAAAGAAGGAGAAAAATATTTTGCCCTTATTAAAGTAGAGCTTGTAAATGGCATGTCTCCCGAATTGGTGCGAGACAGAGTATCGTTTGAACACCTAACTCCACTATTTCCAGAAGAAAAATTTAATTTAGAATATAAGGCCAACAATTATTCTACACGAATTATTGATTTAGTGACACCCATTGGCAAAGGCCAACGAGGCTTGATTGTAGCCCAGCCAAAAACCGGAAAAACCAATTTATTGAAAGATGTGGCCAACGCCATTTCGGCCAATCATCCGGAGGTGTATATGATTATTTTATTGATTGACGAACGTCCGGAAGAGGTTACAGATATGGCCAGAAGTGTGCGAGCCGAAGTGGTGGCCAGCACATTTGACGAACCTGCCGAAAAGCACGTAAAACTGGCAAATATTGTTCTGTCAAAAGCTAAAAGATTGACCGAATGTGGCCATGACGTGGTTATCCTGCTCGACTCTATAACCCGTTTGGCACGTGCATACAACACGGTGCAACCCGCCTCCGGAAAAATACTTTCGGGAGGGGTTGATGCAAACGCATTGCACAAGCCAAAACGCTTTTTTGGAGCCGCCCGAAATATTGAAAACGGTGGCTCGCTTACTATCATTGCCACTGCTTTGATAGATACAGGTTCGAAAATGGACGAGGTTATCTTTGAAGAATTTAAAGGTACGGGCAATATGGAACTTCAACTTGATAGAAAACTTTCGAACAAACGAATTTTCCCTGCTATAGACATTATTAGCAGTAGCACCCGCCGCGAAGATTTACTATTAGAAAAATCGGTAAATCAACGCATGTGGGTATTGCGTAACTACCTTGCCGATATGAACAGCGAAGAGGCCATGACCATGATGTTGAAGCAAATGCAAGGTACAAGAGACAATAACGAGTTTTTGATTTCTATGAATTCATAA
- a CDS encoding tyrosine--tRNA ligase, with the protein MAFAPNFDLIEELKWRGLYHQSIPGVEELLTSEQVTGYVGFDPTADSLHIGNMVPIVLLVHLQRAGHKPIALVGGATGMVGDPSGKKAERTLLDLDMLNHNLSCQKNQLEKFLNFDGDNAAEMANNYDWFKNIHFLEFIRDVGKHITVNYMLAKDSVKNRIDDGISFTEFSYQLVQGYDFYHLWSQKNCKLQMGGSDQWGNIVTGTELIRRKAGGEAYAITAPLLTKPDGSKFGKSEGGNVWLDINKTSAYQFYQFWKNTGDEEAERLIKIFTLLDRATIEELIANHKGNEHLRGLQTRLAQEVTRWVHGEDELQKAEHLSGILFSDNVMENLKQLSENDFLDVFSGAKQGSIVNIEGKNIVDVMAECGMTASKGEAKRAVNENSVSVNTEKVKEDFMFGSSHLIGQKFVLLQRGKKNYFLLKVG; encoded by the coding sequence ATGGCATTTGCACCTAATTTTGATTTAATAGAAGAGCTGAAATGGCGAGGTTTATACCATCAAAGCATTCCGGGAGTTGAGGAGTTGCTCACATCTGAGCAAGTGACGGGTTATGTAGGTTTTGACCCAACAGCCGATTCGTTGCACATCGGCAATATGGTGCCCATTGTGTTGTTGGTGCATTTGCAACGGGCAGGCCACAAACCAATTGCTTTGGTGGGTGGTGCTACAGGAATGGTGGGCGACCCATCGGGCAAAAAGGCAGAAAGAACCTTGCTCGATTTGGATATGTTGAACCACAATTTGAGTTGCCAAAAAAACCAATTGGAGAAGTTTTTGAATTTTGATGGGGATAATGCCGCGGAAATGGCCAATAATTATGATTGGTTTAAAAACATTCATTTTTTAGAATTTATCCGCGATGTTGGAAAGCACATAACCGTAAATTATATGTTGGCTAAAGATTCGGTAAAAAACCGGATTGACGATGGCATATCGTTTACCGAATTTAGCTACCAACTTGTGCAAGGCTATGATTTTTACCATTTGTGGAGCCAAAAAAACTGCAAACTACAAATGGGTGGTAGCGACCAATGGGGTAATATTGTTACCGGTACCGAACTTATACGCCGAAAAGCTGGGGGCGAGGCTTATGCCATTACAGCACCGCTTTTGACAAAGCCCGACGGCAGTAAATTTGGTAAAAGCGAGGGCGGTAATGTGTGGTTAGACATTAATAAAACAAGTGCCTATCAATTTTATCAGTTTTGGAAAAATACGGGTGATGAAGAGGCTGAGCGATTAATCAAAATTTTCACCTTGTTAGATAGAGCAACCATTGAAGAACTTATTGCAAACCATAAAGGAAATGAGCATTTGCGGGGGTTGCAAACCCGTTTGGCTCAAGAAGTAACCCGATGGGTGCATGGCGAGGATGAGTTGCAAAAAGCCGAACATTTATCGGGCATTTTGTTTTCCGACAACGTGATGGAAAATTTGAAACAGCTTTCAGAAAATGATTTTTTAGATGTTTTTAGTGGGGCAAAACAAGGTTCTATTGTCAACATTGAAGGCAAAAATATTGTAGATGTGATGGCAGAATGTGGCATGACTGCCTCAAAAGGAGAGGCCAAACGTGCAGTAAATGAAAACTCCGTTTCTGTAAATACCGAAAAGGTAAAAGAAGACTTTATGTTTGGTTCATCACATTTGATAGGACAAAAATTTGTTTTGTTACAACGCGGTAAGAAAAATTATTTTTTGTTGAAAGTGGGATAA
- a CDS encoding flavin reductase family protein, with protein sequence MRSINPKDLEIPQLHQFLLGSVGPRPICFASTIDKEGNKNLAPFSFFNVFSANPPILVFSPARSGRTGVSKDTFLNCKEVPEVVINIVNYAMVEQVSLASSPYPKGVDEFVKAGFTAVDSDMVKPARVAESPIQLECKVNEIVELGQGGGAGNLVICEVLKLHIREELIDEKGHIIPQKLDLVARMGGNYYCRANGDALFEIPKPLTTIGVGVDVLPDKIKKSEFLSGNDLGKIGQMEKLATPDELAETPIMKKTEALAQAKKLLHENKTEEAYKLLLKNL encoded by the coding sequence ATGCGAAGCATCAATCCAAAAGATTTAGAAATTCCACAACTACATCAATTTTTGTTGGGCTCTGTTGGACCACGACCCATTTGTTTTGCCAGTACGATAGATAAAGAAGGCAATAAAAACTTGGCTCCATTTAGCTTTTTTAACGTGTTTAGTGCCAACCCGCCCATTTTGGTTTTTTCTCCGGCACGAAGCGGCAGAACAGGGGTGTCTAAAGATACTTTTCTGAATTGTAAAGAAGTGCCGGAAGTGGTTATTAACATTGTAAACTATGCCATGGTAGAGCAAGTTAGTTTAGCGAGCTCTCCTTATCCAAAGGGGGTTGATGAGTTTGTGAAAGCAGGTTTTACGGCCGTTGATAGTGATATGGTAAAACCGGCACGTGTGGCAGAATCACCAATTCAGCTGGAGTGTAAGGTAAATGAAATTGTTGAGTTGGGTCAGGGCGGTGGAGCCGGAAATTTGGTAATATGCGAGGTTCTTAAATTGCATATAAGGGAGGAGCTGATTGACGAAAAGGGACACATTATTCCTCAAAAATTGGATTTGGTTGCTCGCATGGGAGGCAACTATTATTGCAGAGCCAACGGCGATGCGTTGTTCGAAATTCCCAAACCACTTACCACCATTGGGGTTGGGGTTGACGTGTTGCCCGACAAAATAAAAAAATCGGAATTTTTGAGTGGGAATGATTTAGGCAAAATTGGCCAAATGGAAAAATTAGCAACACCTGATGAGTTGGCTGAAACACCAATAATGAAAAAGACTGAGGCATTGGCTCAAGCCAAAAAACTATTGCATGAAAATAAAACAGAAGAAGCATATAAGTTGTTGTTAAAAAATCTGTAA
- a CDS encoding NAD(P)H-dependent oxidoreductase, whose translation MKVAILSGTSRKNNNTLRVAKAIKNLHELQNDEVEIVDFQQYDLPFSGGEIDETNPTNFQKHLLNTWQKAHLVYVLSPEYNWMMTPELSNLVNHYSGNHHAPLYSNKVFAMVGVSSGIGGRIPTMQLCSVFEKIIFHLGQFSVISPNKFESHYTQKELDENGNYIAETGYQNRLEKFVGYASSLTQRFVSIEEVQ comes from the coding sequence ATGAAAGTAGCTATTTTATCAGGAACAAGCCGAAAAAACAACAACACCCTTCGTGTGGCAAAAGCCATAAAAAATCTTCATGAACTACAAAATGATGAAGTTGAAATTGTGGATTTTCAACAGTATGATTTGCCTTTTTCAGGCGGCGAAATAGATGAAACCAATCCAACGAATTTTCAAAAACATCTTTTAAATACATGGCAAAAAGCACATTTGGTGTACGTTCTGAGTCCGGAATATAACTGGATGATGACACCCGAATTGAGCAACTTGGTCAATCATTACAGCGGCAACCATCATGCACCGCTATACAGCAACAAAGTGTTTGCCATGGTTGGAGTGAGCAGCGGCATTGGTGGTAGGATACCAACCATGCAACTATGCTCTGTTTTTGAGAAAATCATTTTTCATTTAGGCCAATTTTCAGTTATTTCACCCAACAAATTTGAGTCGCATTACACACAAAAAGAATTGGATGAAAACGGTAATTACATTGCCGAAACAGGCTATCAAAACAGATTGGAAAAGTTTGTCGGATATGCGTCATCATTAACACAAAGATTCGTTTCAATAGAAGAGGTGCAATAA